CCTCTGGACCGCCATGATTGTCGGCTACATCTGGAATGACGCCGCCCGCGAGGCATTGTCTCTATTCAAAGAATTCCTGGCAAAGGAGGGAGCTTTAAGCTTGGACACTGTGGCAGCGGTGGCGGCGCTTTCAGCCTGTTCTCGTATTTTGGATAGGAAGGCCACAGGAGGGGTTCACGGGCTTGCAGTGAAGGTGGGGCTCGACATGGATGTCGGGGTGGGGAATACTTTGATGGACGCCTATGCAAAAGGTGGTAATTTGGAGGTGGGCCGGAAGGTGTTCGATGGAATGGCTGAGAGGGACGTGGTGtcatggaactctatgattgctTTGTATGCTCAGAATGGGCTCTCAGCAGAAGCACTGGAATTGTACTGTAAGATGTTGAGTGATGGAGGTGTTAGGTATAGTGCAGTTACGCTGTCAGCAGTGTTATTGGCTTGTGCGCATGCTGGGGCACTGCAGATTGGGAAGTGCATTCATGATCAGGTAATGCTGATGACTTTTAGTCCAAACTTTTTATCTGGTTTATAGGTTTGCTTCTTCTGAATTTGGGTTCATGTTTTGCCAATTGAACAGATCTGGTTGTTTAATTTCAATTGATTTTGATGTGACGGTGATGTGCGTTGAGTTCATAAGAAACTTTGCTATAAAGTATTAATATTTATAAACAAACAAGAAGAGATAATTGGGAAgaggaaaattttagagagagaatacaTGGTGAGGATTATTTAGAGCAATTCTTAAAAGAAAGAAACTTTGTTCATGCATTGCATATAGAGCTTATCTATGTTACTGAATGAATTGTGTTTATTCTGTTAGTATGAAAGTTGGAATGTTCTGGTTTTTTCTTTTAGTTTGGTGAGGTTTGGGATCACAAGTGCTACATGTTGGTTCATGATTATGTAAAAGCTATGACATTATCCATCTTTGTGAGCAACACATGGGGAAATAAGTGAGAAGTTAAAAAGTTTGAATGAATGAATAAGAAACAAAAGATATGGCAAGGAAGTGCAAATTCCTTAGGATAGCATTTGGTGACCCAAATGGGATCATTgcagtgatctaagatcaccggTGATCCAAATTTTGTGTTGATTTGATCACCAATAATCGAAGATTACAGTGTTTTGTAGGCCCTGGTTCGATGATTAAAGATCCTTGAATATCCATAAGTAACTTATTTGGTATTCTATGGTAATCCAAGATTActgattatattatatcaaaactacccataatatattccataaaaatatatttattaatcatatataatatattacaaataaaatattactatatttattaatatattaataattaatagattctataaaaatatatttattagtcctataaattattaatcctttaaaaatatattaattgttattatagaattaatatttttatttatacttataatatattatttattaatatgaatatttacttcgattagaaaaataaggtaaataaaagtaatatattaaatatttttattatataaatataaagtataataatatatttttactttaatttaaaattattattgaatcataatatgacaataatatgcTTAATAATACATTATAATGTAACATATATGATaactataatatataatatcaaatataatataatatcatatatacaatattaatataacatattaatgatatattgatataCCAATTTTTTTGCTAGATTGAGGGGTATTTGTGTTCTTATTTCAGCTTAAGATCATTGCATGGGGGTGATCTTAGATTTTCGACCTCGAGGACGGCTATCCCATCACTAGATTGGGGGGTGATTTGAGGAATGGTGATGATTTGAAATCACTGTTACATAGAATTACTATGGTGCAACTAAATGCATTGATTTTATCATCTCCATCCACATCACTCTTGATCCTGGGTGGATCACTCCATACCAAATGCCCCATAGAGGAACAAAATTTGCTCTATCAAAAGAAGTAGAACTGTATTAGCGAATGAATCGGATAGATGATATTACAGCTAGACTCATTGGAGTCAACATTAATGAATCTACCTGGTGTGTTTGGACGTCGGCAAGTTTCACACTGTTTTCAGTTTGGATAAAGATGACTAATTTAGTGAAAAAAATGTGAGTCATCCTTTTGCTGAAAGTTCAAACACAAAGCCTAAATAATATGTGGCATTTCTGAGTTATGAAGAATATTGCTCTAACCTGACAGATTTGCAGCTCTTGTTGGAAGAGCCTCTTAATCTCTGGGTTCAAAACTTTCCCTTACTGGAGATAAGTGTACACCATCTTTCAACAAGCCCAACTTTGCCTTTGTATTTTCTGGCATTGTTTAAATTTTTGTCAAATGGTATATTAGCTGGTCAATGCATGATCATTGGTCTCAAATAGCTCGAATTGCACTTTCTAATTATCTGTCAAGGTTTTAGTGGTGGTCCTTTCACAGGATATAATGTTGAAATGTTGAGATAGACTTAATAAACATAATTAAGTACAAAGTATAATCCTATGTCAATATGAAATATGAACAGCATGTATATCATTCTATTTTGGAGGTTGGCTTTATGGATTCTAATCTGACAGTGGTCATTGTCCAGAGCCAAGTTCTTTAAAATGATAAGTAAATAATGTATTCCTTCTTATTAAGTTTATCCAACTTTTCTTTGGTGTTTCCCTCCTTTTTGTTCCCTCAGGGTCTGACTTGAATTTAACAACCACTTCATGGTGTGGTACTCTCAGCATATGCTTCATGGGTTCTAACCATCTCATGTAGTTGCTGGGTCATATCTGTCTTGTACTTATACTATATAAGTGTCCACTACTCTTTAGGCAGATCTAAACACTTACATGGAATGTATTCAATATTTTGTTATGCAGTACTTCCCGTAGATTTCCTGACCTTGTAAATGCACTGCTTGGGAAATCTAATTTTTCTACAACTGGAGCTTTTGTCAGGTGGTAAGGATTGGTTTGGAGGAAGATGTGTATGTTGGCACATCAGTAGTTGACATGTATTGCAAGTGTGGGAGAGTAGAGATAGCAAGGAAAGCCTTTAACCGCATGAAGGAAAGGAATATCCTCTCATGGTCTGCCATGGTTGCAGGTTATGGCATGCATGGCCATGGCCGAGAAGCTCTTGAGGTTTTCTATGAGATGAGGGGATCTGGAGTGAAGCCAAATCATATCACCTTTGTATCTGTCCTAGCAGCTTGCAGCCATGCAGGGCTTGTGGATGATGGCAGGTGTTGGTTTCATGCCATGAAGAAAGAATTTGGTATTCACCCTGGGGTGGAGCATTATGGATGCATCGTGGATCTCCTTGGTCGTGCTGGTTGTCTTGATGAGGCCTATGGTTTGATTAAGGAAATGACAATCAAACCTGATTTCGTGGTCTGGGGTGCTCTTCTCAGCGCATGTAGGATTCATAAAAATGTTGAGCTAGGAGAGATttctgcaaagaaattgtttgaaCTGGATCCGAAGAACTGTGGATACTATGTGTTGCTTTCAAATATATATGCAGATGCTGGAAGGTGGGATGATGTCCAGAAGATGAGGGTTTTAATGAAGAACAGAGGACTGGTAAAGCCTCCAGGGTACAGTTTAGTTGAGCTCAAGGGTAGGACTCATGTATTCTTGGTTGGGGACAAGAAGCATCCCCAGCAGAGTGATATCTATAGATATTTGGAAAAGCTAACCGTTAGGATGCAGGAAGCCGGCTATGTCCCAGATACAGGATCTGTTCTCCATGATGTAGAACAAGAAGAGAAAGAGTCAGTTTTACGTGTTCATAGTGAGAAGCTTGCTGTGGCTTTTGCAATCATGAACACAGCTCCTGGAACAACAGTCCAGGTAATCAAGAACCTCAGAGTGTGTGGGGACTGCCACCAAGCAATCAAGTTGATTGCCAAGCTTGTGGATCGGGAGATTATTGTCAGAGATTCCCATCGTTTTCATCATTTCAAGAACGGCTTCTGTTCTTGTGGTGATTATTGGTGATGATATATGATGAGAAGATATTAAGACTGCAACTCTCATGCACTGCTGCCAGGAAATAAATACAATCAGGGGTTGCTACACAAAACTTTCAGCAAAAGAAGTTGACAACATGCAATTAAGGTCCTATTTATAAAGAGATGGGCATTTTTCCAGTGAGCATTCTTATATTGCTAACAGAAGCATTAACTTAATTCCTTCTATAGTTATTTGAGAGTGGGATTTTTTCACATGTTTAATTCTTTGACTGATAAAGTAGAAGCCTGGGGCCCAGATGACGTGTAccatttataaatattaatagagAGAAGGTTATCATGGTCAATTCAAGCCTGCAGGTTTAAATTTACCCCTGCCTTCCTCCAATGTTACGTTTACAGTAGTATTTTTTTAACTGAAACGTAATATTGTATTTCCTGAAACCCATGCCGGATAACAATCACAACCATTGGAAAATTTTCTGTTCGGAGCTTTTATCTTCTTCTGATGCACGGCGGGATAGTCTCGCAAATTGGTCTTATAGTTTGGAAGCTACCTATATCGGAAAAGATTAAAACCTTTATCTAGTTATATTACCGTAACAAAATCCTCACCGCTGAAAACTTAATGAAAAAAGGAGTTAAGGGATCAGAATCCTGTATGCTGTGTAACAACCATGCTAAGTCAACCAATCATCTATTTACAACATGCAGATATTCGATTAATCTATGGGAATCAATCTCTCCTGGATGCAAATGAGATCGCCTACCATCTAACTTCAAAGATCTCTGGGGGTCATGGAGATCTAATGGAAATAACAAAGACGAAACCCAACCTTGGGATTGCCTAATAGCCATATTCTGCTGGTGTATATGGATGGAGCGTAACAAAAGAGTGTTCGCTTTTGAGGCTAAAGCTTTCTTTGAAGTGAGAAGATCAGTTATCTCTCTTTTAAAAGACTGGACAGCAGATGCAAACAACGAAACAATAAAGCAACTACTTCAAAGCCTCTAAACAATCTAAGGGCTTTCAAACCACTGCTCTGATAGGGTCATCTGGGGCGTGAAAAACTCCCGCAAAgacaataataaattaattttcagaGCACTCCTTCAAAACCATGAAACGACTGGAAAGCAAATGCTGAAGTGTTTGGTGATACGCTGATGCATGAAAAACGGAAGAAATGTTCAAAGCCCTCACAGGTCCTGTAAATGTCTGTTAAAATTTCTGTATGTCTTTTTTACAGTCCTGTATTTCTCAGCAAAGTATGTTTCTCTGTTAACGATCTCTAGGTCATAGTAGCTAGGATTTTCTGCATGGGACTTTGTTTCTCCCATAAGCCGCTGAAACCACGTCCATAGGACGTGCATATCCTTTCTTGGTGGAAGTATCCTCCATTTTCCTCAAAAAGAAACAATCACAACCATTTAGAATATAATCAGTTTGTTCAAGCTAGCTAGAGTTTGATATTTCCATCCACGTCTCACACTCAAGAGTCATGATTATCAACTTTC
The sequence above is a segment of the Elaeis guineensis isolate ETL-2024a chromosome 7, EG11, whole genome shotgun sequence genome. Coding sequences within it:
- the LOC105035019 gene encoding pentatricopeptide repeat-containing protein At3g26782, mitochondrial; protein product: MRFLPANLIPTLSLSKTFSTVSSIAPTSLAAHFARAVEPSSVASWNSAIADLARAGDSAEALAAFASMRRLRLRPDRSSFPCALKSAAALSSLRSGRQLHLLAFRLGLHPDLFVASALVDMYSKCREPVDARRAFDETPHRNAVLWTAMIVGYIWNDAAREALSLFKEFLAKEGALSLDTVAAVAALSACSRILDRKATGGVHGLAVKVGLDMDVGVGNTLMDAYAKGGNLEVGRKVFDGMAERDVVSWNSMIALYAQNGLSAEALELYCKMLSDGGVRYSAVTLSAVLLACAHAGALQIGKCIHDQVVRIGLEEDVYVGTSVVDMYCKCGRVEIARKAFNRMKERNILSWSAMVAGYGMHGHGREALEVFYEMRGSGVKPNHITFVSVLAACSHAGLVDDGRCWFHAMKKEFGIHPGVEHYGCIVDLLGRAGCLDEAYGLIKEMTIKPDFVVWGALLSACRIHKNVELGEISAKKLFELDPKNCGYYVLLSNIYADAGRWDDVQKMRVLMKNRGLVKPPGYSLVELKGRTHVFLVGDKKHPQQSDIYRYLEKLTVRMQEAGYVPDTGSVLHDVEQEEKESVLRVHSEKLAVAFAIMNTAPGTTVQVIKNLRVCGDCHQAIKLIAKLVDREIIVRDSHRFHHFKNGFCSCGDYW